One Staphylococcus ratti DNA segment encodes these proteins:
- a CDS encoding ferredoxin produces the protein MAKYTIVDMDTCIACGACGAAAPDIYDYDDEGIAYVILDDNQGTAAVPEELYEDLEDAFEGCPTDSIKVEEESFDGDALKFE, from the coding sequence TTGGCTAAATACACAATCGTGGATATGGATACTTGTATCGCATGTGGTGCATGTGGTGCAGCAGCGCCTGACATTTATGATTACGATGATGAAGGTATCGCATATGTCATTTTAGATGACAACCAAGGTACAGCAGCTGTACCGGAAGAACTCTATGAGGATCTTGAAGATGCTTTTGAAGGTTGCCCAACAGATTCAATAAAAGTGGAGGAAGAATCTTTTGATGGCGATGCGCTTAAGTTCGAATAA
- the rpsA gene encoding 30S ribosomal protein S1, whose translation MTEEFNESMINDIKEGDKVTGEVQQIEDKHVVVHVNGGKFNGIIPISQLSTHHIDNADEVVKVGDEIGAYVTKIEIDEENESGSYILSKRQLEEEKSYEFLQEKLDNNETIEAKVTEVVKGGLVVDVGQRGFIPASLISTDFIEDFSDYEGKVLELKVEELDPSNNRVILSRKAVEAEENAKKKEELLKSIKAGDVIEGKVARLTNFGAFIDLGGVDGLVHVSELSHEHVKSPEEVVTIGETVKVKVRSVEQDSERISLSIKETLPSPFESIQEKYNEGDIVDGKVMRLASFGAFIEIDKGLQGLVHISEISHKHIGTPNEVLEPGQDVKVKILGINPEEERISLSIKAAQPEEETNEASEETTQSYTQAAEDENENNPTLGDVFGDKLKDLNL comes from the coding sequence ATGACTGAAGAATTCAATGAATCAATGATTAATGACATTAAAGAAGGCGATAAGGTAACAGGAGAAGTACAACAAATCGAAGACAAACATGTTGTTGTACACGTTAATGGGGGTAAATTTAATGGTATCATCCCGATAAGCCAGTTATCTACACATCATATTGATAATGCAGATGAAGTTGTAAAAGTCGGAGATGAAATTGGTGCGTATGTAACTAAAATCGAAATCGATGAAGAAAATGAATCAGGTAGTTACATACTATCAAAAAGACAATTAGAAGAAGAGAAATCTTATGAATTTCTGCAAGAAAAACTAGACAATAACGAAACCATTGAAGCGAAAGTAACTGAAGTGGTTAAAGGTGGTTTAGTCGTTGACGTTGGGCAAAGAGGTTTCATTCCGGCATCGCTTATTTCTACTGATTTCATTGAAGATTTCTCAGATTATGAAGGAAAAGTTCTTGAACTTAAAGTTGAAGAACTTGATCCATCAAATAATCGTGTCATCCTAAGCCGTAAAGCAGTAGAAGCAGAAGAAAACGCAAAGAAAAAAGAAGAACTGTTAAAGTCTATTAAAGCTGGCGACGTAATCGAAGGAAAAGTTGCACGTTTAACTAATTTTGGTGCATTTATTGATCTTGGTGGCGTAGATGGTTTAGTACACGTATCTGAGTTATCTCATGAACATGTGAAATCACCTGAAGAAGTGGTGACGATTGGTGAAACGGTTAAAGTAAAAGTCCGTTCAGTAGAGCAAGATTCAGAACGTATCTCTTTATCCATTAAAGAGACATTGCCTAGCCCTTTCGAATCAATTCAAGAAAAATATAACGAAGGCGACATCGTTGATGGTAAAGTCATGCGCTTAGCAAGTTTTGGTGCGTTCATCGAAATTGACAAAGGCTTACAAGGTCTTGTGCACATTTCTGAAATTAGTCACAAACATATCGGTACACCGAACGAAGTACTAGAACCAGGTCAAGATGTTAAAGTTAAAATTTTAGGTATTAATCCTGAAGAGGAACGCATCTCTTTATCTATTAAAGCTGCGCAACCAGAAGAAGAAACAAATGAAGCTTCTGAGGAAACAACGCAAAGTTACACACAAGCAGCTGAGGATGAAAATGAAAACAATCCGACACTTGGTGACGTTTTTGGAGATAAATTAAAAGATTTAAACCTATAA
- a CDS encoding RecQ family ATP-dependent DNA helicase: MLKQALKTHFGFDTFKSGQEEIITNILNGQNTLGILPTGSGKSLCFQLPTYIKQLPTLIISPLISLMDDQVMQMKMNGERHVVAIHSGMEEQERRRAFHHLRHARFVFVSPELILQPHHFKHFKNIAFGLIVLDEAHCLSEWGFDFRPHYALIGTVIHHFNEATILALTATATPQLHQDIETVISKPFSVFQSAVNRSNIALSVKFMAQFEDKIDWLLNFLEESGPTIVYVSSKKVGLMLAERIYEAGYLTGLYHGDLSYQERQTVQHQFLNDDIKIIVATSAFGMGINKPNIRSIVHFHAPYSPSNYIQEIGRAGRDGKESQAILLYHVDDQFLMENLMKSNEIDVTDLHLYSQAELIDEVKKEMLDTLTQSFSLETLKTIFVKQAHLKMHAYRYMMHFIMTQQCRRSAILKYFDTYETQYHHCCDFCDNIQSIKEKNSKKVKRQLNYVEKLESLLE; this comes from the coding sequence ATGCTTAAACAGGCTCTGAAAACACACTTTGGCTTCGATACTTTTAAAAGTGGCCAAGAAGAAATTATCACGAATATTCTTAATGGTCAAAATACATTAGGCATTTTGCCAACTGGAAGCGGTAAAAGCTTATGTTTTCAACTTCCCACCTATATTAAACAACTACCTACGTTAATTATTTCACCGCTCATTTCGTTAATGGATGACCAAGTGATGCAAATGAAAATGAATGGAGAACGGCATGTTGTGGCTATCCATTCAGGTATGGAAGAACAAGAAAGACGGCGCGCATTTCATCATTTGCGTCATGCACGCTTTGTTTTTGTAAGTCCTGAACTTATATTACAACCACATCATTTTAAGCATTTCAAAAATATTGCTTTTGGACTTATCGTTCTTGATGAAGCACACTGTTTATCTGAATGGGGGTTCGATTTTAGACCACACTATGCACTCATTGGCACCGTGATTCATCATTTCAATGAAGCTACAATTTTAGCACTAACGGCAACCGCTACACCACAATTACATCAAGATATCGAAACAGTCATTTCCAAACCGTTCTCAGTCTTTCAGTCAGCAGTCAATCGCTCTAATATTGCTTTAAGCGTAAAATTTATGGCGCAGTTTGAAGACAAAATCGATTGGCTTCTCAATTTTCTTGAAGAAAGTGGCCCAACTATTGTTTATGTTTCTTCTAAAAAAGTGGGTTTAATGCTTGCAGAGCGCATTTATGAAGCAGGGTACCTCACTGGGTTGTATCACGGGGATTTGTCCTATCAAGAGCGCCAAACAGTACAACACCAATTTCTAAATGATGACATCAAAATTATCGTCGCCACTAGCGCTTTTGGCATGGGAATTAACAAACCAAATATTAGATCCATTGTACATTTTCACGCGCCTTATAGCCCTTCAAATTATATCCAAGAAATCGGGAGAGCTGGACGTGATGGTAAAGAGAGCCAAGCCATCTTACTTTATCACGTTGACGACCAGTTTTTAATGGAAAATTTAATGAAGAGCAATGAAATAGACGTCACTGATCTTCATCTCTATTCACAAGCCGAACTCATTGATGAAGTAAAAAAGGAAATGCTAGACACACTTACTCAAAGTTTTTCTTTAGAAACTCTTAAAACCATTTTCGTAAAACAAGCACATCTAAAAATGCATGCTTATCGCTATATGATGCACTTCATCATGACCCAGCAATGCAGACGTTCTGCCATTTTAAAATATTTCGATACTTATGAAACCCAATATCACCATTGTTGTGATTTTTGCGACAACATTCAATCTATTAAAGAAAAAAATAGCAAAAAAGTAAAAAGACAATTAAATTATGTAGAAAAGTTAGAAAGTTTACTAGAATAG
- a CDS encoding ECF transporter S component yields the protein MKQRHTRRMILISMLSAISVILMFLKFPLPFLPPYLTVDFSDVPALIATFSFGPIAGLMVEIIKNLLNFFFNMSDPVGPVANFLAGSSFLLASYYIYRKSRTHHMLILGLIIATLVMTIVLSTMNYFVLLPLYGMIMNLSDITNNLKVIITAGIIPFNIIKGVLISIIFLLLYPRLSKALK from the coding sequence ATGAAACAACGTCACACGCGACGTATGATTCTTATAAGCATGTTAAGTGCCATCTCAGTGATATTAATGTTTTTAAAATTTCCATTGCCATTTTTACCACCATATTTAACTGTAGATTTTAGCGATGTGCCCGCACTTATAGCTACGTTTAGTTTCGGTCCTATTGCGGGACTTATGGTTGAAATAATAAAAAACTTATTGAACTTTTTCTTTAATATGAGTGATCCAGTAGGGCCGGTAGCTAACTTTTTAGCAGGCAGTAGCTTTTTATTAGCAAGTTATTATATTTACCGTAAAAGTCGCACACACCATATGCTCATCTTAGGACTGATTATCGCGACGCTAGTCATGACAATAGTATTAAGTACTATGAACTACTTTGTACTTTTACCACTTTATGGCATGATTATGAACTTGTCTGATATTACAAATAACTTAAAAGTAATCATTACCGCTGGCATCATTCCTTTTAATATTATTAAAGGTGTACTCATTTCAATTATATTTTTATTGCTTTATCCACGCCTTTCAAAAGCGTTAAAATAA
- a CDS encoding LysM peptidoglycan-binding domain-containing protein, protein MSKDNFKDDFERNRQEIKPNHKEQSNHHEEAEPSSFKTNDEKQHFPPRNASRRHRKRDIGTSSEKTGHNDDNDQQQEHQKSKRPGLLGGIVNKNQESQQPPTTERGEKIRDYAKEAHHTSNKNNDQHENRNDGKPEHHGGRHREQIHTDKENYQYDDKPERIGATNTDAKHHHDTNQKHDSNTPKNTRENAQQHRRDAKYDNAQQGGKDKKAAAGVGAAGVAGAAAKHHHDKKQHNDHDVNQKRDSKTSQDKRDHVQQQPHNKKPDNAQRDGNGKKVAAGVGAAGVAGAAAKHHHDKKQHNNHDVQRDNRQHDGKGKKAAAGVGAVGATGAAAKHHTNATDTHHEHHDKDPKNKRGLKRLLPLIAALLLLGALAIFGGMYLFNQHSDDSHDKNQNTELAKKDDSKGKASNDSEKAEKDAEKDKDANKEKSTEENKTSEDTNTTNDQNENANDQNHSNHAQSGLNQQQGQTQQNPQNQQNNGGHTHTVSGNENLYRIAIRYYGNGSPENVEKIRRANGISGNNINNGQNLIIP, encoded by the coding sequence TTGTCAAAAGATAACTTTAAAGATGATTTCGAACGTAATCGCCAAGAGATTAAACCGAATCATAAAGAACAATCAAATCATCATGAAGAGGCAGAACCATCATCATTTAAGACTAATGATGAAAAACAGCACTTCCCACCAAGAAACGCGTCTCGCCGACATCGTAAACGTGATATAGGGACAAGCTCTGAAAAAACTGGGCATAATGACGATAACGACCAACAACAAGAACACCAAAAGAGCAAACGTCCAGGCCTGTTGGGAGGTATTGTAAATAAAAATCAAGAGTCGCAACAACCACCAACTACAGAACGTGGCGAAAAAATTAGAGACTATGCTAAAGAAGCGCATCATACCTCTAATAAAAATAATGACCAACACGAGAATAGAAACGATGGAAAACCAGAACATCACGGCGGTCGTCATCGTGAACAAATTCATACTGATAAAGAAAATTATCAGTATGACGATAAACCAGAGCGTATAGGAGCTACAAACACTGATGCCAAACATCATCACGACACGAATCAAAAACATGATTCCAACACGCCAAAAAATACACGTGAAAACGCACAACAACATCGTCGTGATGCAAAATACGACAATGCACAACAAGGTGGAAAAGACAAAAAAGCCGCTGCTGGCGTTGGGGCTGCAGGTGTTGCAGGTGCCGCTGCCAAACATCATCATGATAAAAAACAACACAACGATCACGATGTGAACCAAAAACGTGATTCTAAAACCTCACAAGATAAACGCGATCATGTGCAACAACAGCCTCACAATAAGAAACCTGACAATGCACAACGTGATGGAAATGGTAAAAAAGTTGCAGCTGGCGTCGGAGCTGCAGGTGTTGCAGGTGCCGCCGCTAAGCATCATCATGATAAAAAACAACACAATAACCACGACGTGCAACGTGACAACAGACAACACGACGGAAAAGGTAAAAAAGCTGCTGCTGGCGTCGGAGCTGTAGGTGCTACTGGAGCCGCTGCTAAACATCATACAAATGCCACAGATACACATCACGAGCACCATGATAAAGACCCAAAAAACAAGCGTGGTTTAAAACGCTTATTACCGCTTATTGCTGCGTTATTATTGTTAGGTGCTTTGGCTATCTTCGGAGGTATGTACTTATTCAACCAACATAGCGATGACAGCCACGATAAAAACCAAAATACAGAGCTTGCGAAAAAAGATGATTCAAAAGGTAAAGCATCCAATGATAGTGAAAAAGCAGAAAAAGATGCTGAAAAAGATAAAGACGCAAACAAAGAAAAGTCTACAGAAGAAAATAAAACATCAGAAGACACCAACACTACAAATGATCAAAATGAAAATGCAAATGATCAAAACCATTCAAATCATGCACAAAGTGGTTTAAATCAACAACAAGGTCAAACTCAGCAAAACCCGCAAAACCAACAAAATAATGGCGGACACACTCATACGGTTTCAGGTAACGAAAACTTATACCGAATTGCTATACGTTATTATGGAAATGGTTCTCCAGAAAATGTTGAAAAAATTAGAAGAGCCAATGGTATTTCTGGTAATAACATTAATAACGGTCAAAACTTGATCATTCCGTAA
- a CDS encoding helix-turn-helix domain-containing protein gives MKTLVQYAYHQASPYKTDKSIYNIIIGKKSHQTFFDAVTLNLFTLFGIKKDLTWETFTTYIKEMPHSIDIPTSNKANYHILVQTFENLQLLIQTLSYLKHEIKTFMPTTSHVDVHQNVKKLYHQIKKAHKEDATVKEIYVLFECLNTSGTTSVIHYFLTGYDEVMYTPHQVSLIEKINPDELSLLIYHDLYTIYTLLEDTTCFPILSQCRANLEVSSAVYRTYLNIKEGQSIEAVSKINRISINTVYDHIVDLFINNYFTDLHQFIKQSEDLNRFVTFYHAQPNQRLKFYKTSFNMFSYFEIKLIIICIAKGVL, from the coding sequence ATGAAAACATTAGTCCAATATGCTTACCATCAAGCCTCACCATACAAAACAGACAAAAGCATATACAATATTATCATAGGTAAAAAATCACATCAAACGTTTTTTGATGCGGTTACATTAAATTTATTCACTTTATTTGGCATAAAAAAAGACTTAACTTGGGAGACGTTTACTACGTACATCAAAGAAATGCCACACTCCATAGATATTCCTACATCAAATAAAGCGAATTATCACATATTAGTTCAAACGTTTGAAAATCTTCAACTACTCATACAAACCCTTTCATATTTAAAGCATGAAATTAAAACATTTATGCCTACGACGTCGCATGTAGACGTACATCAGAATGTCAAAAAACTCTACCATCAAATTAAAAAAGCGCATAAAGAAGATGCTACTGTTAAAGAAATATATGTTCTTTTTGAATGCTTAAACACAAGTGGAACAACTTCTGTCATTCATTATTTTTTAACGGGGTATGATGAAGTTATGTATACACCTCACCAAGTTTCGCTTATCGAAAAAATAAATCCTGATGAACTGTCACTTTTAATCTATCATGACTTATATACGATATATACATTACTTGAAGATACGACGTGTTTCCCAATCCTCTCACAATGTCGCGCAAACCTTGAAGTTTCTAGCGCGGTTTATCGAACATATTTAAATATTAAAGAAGGCCAATCCATTGAAGCTGTTTCAAAAATAAATCGCATTTCAATCAATACGGTGTATGATCATATAGTGGATTTGTTTATTAATAACTATTTTACGGATTTACATCAATTTATTAAGCAGTCTGAGGATTTGAATCGGTTTGTAACATTTTATCATGCTCAACCGAATCAACGCTTAAAATTTTATAAAACGTCTTTTAATATGTTTAGTTATTTTGAAATCAAATTAATTATTATTTGTATTGCTAAAGGAGTACTCTAA
- the cmk gene encoding (d)CMP kinase encodes MTAINIALDGPAAAGKSTIAKRVAAKLSMIYVDTGAMYRAITYHYLQNKSSFTDFKTLISNIQLELKYDEEKGQRVWLQNEDITEQLRENDVTENVSYVASIEEVRTFLVDYQQKLAKEKGIVMDGRDIGTTVLPNAELKVYMIASVEERAMRRLKDNEQRGIASTYEQLKKDIADRDAYDMNRAISPLKKAEDAIEIDTTGLTIEEVTNQIISLANEAIQNA; translated from the coding sequence ATGACTGCTATTAATATTGCATTAGATGGACCCGCAGCTGCTGGAAAAAGCACGATTGCTAAACGTGTTGCTGCAAAATTAAGTATGATTTATGTAGATACAGGCGCAATGTATCGTGCGATTACGTATCATTATCTACAAAATAAATCAAGTTTTACAGATTTCAAAACACTCATTTCTAACATTCAACTTGAGTTAAAATATGATGAAGAAAAAGGTCAACGTGTGTGGCTTCAAAATGAAGACATCACAGAACAATTGAGAGAAAACGATGTTACAGAAAACGTTTCTTATGTTGCATCAATCGAAGAAGTACGGACATTTTTAGTGGATTATCAACAAAAATTAGCAAAAGAAAAAGGCATTGTTATGGATGGACGTGACATCGGCACAACTGTTTTACCTAATGCTGAATTAAAAGTTTATATGATTGCTTCTGTAGAAGAGCGTGCAATGCGTCGATTAAAAGACAATGAACAACGCGGTATTGCATCCACATATGAACAACTCAAAAAAGATATCGCTGACCGAGATGCTTACGATATGAATCGAGCAATTTCACCACTAAAAAAAGCAGAGGATGCTATCGAAATTGATACGACTGGATTAACAATTGAAGAAGTGACAAATCAAATCATTTCATTAGCAAATGAAGCTATTCAAAATGCATAG
- a CDS encoding asparaginase: MKTLLVIHTGGTISMSEDESNRVLTNDENPIAQHHNLIEKYAIVEEVMPFNLPSPHITLAHVKQLKSIIEEKAETAQYDGFIITHGTDTLEETAYLLDLTIKTRKPVILTGAMRSSNEIGSDGLYNFISAIRVAIHDDAHDKGVMVVFNDEIHTARNVTKTHTSNTNTFQSPNHGPLGVITKSGILFHHKPYRQNVFSNIDNTLNVPLIKAHMGMGSEMLVYYANQNVEGIVIEALGQGNLPPTAMAGLNHCLDKQIPIVLVSRSFNGIVSAVYAYEGGGHQLQNKGVIFSNGLNGPKARLKLLVALSNQLSQENMRTYFNQ, encoded by the coding sequence ATGAAAACTTTGTTAGTAATACATACTGGCGGGACGATAAGTATGTCTGAAGATGAATCGAATCGTGTCTTAACTAATGACGAAAATCCCATTGCGCAACATCATAATTTAATTGAAAAGTATGCGATAGTAGAAGAAGTTATGCCTTTTAATTTGCCTTCTCCGCATATCACTTTGGCTCATGTGAAACAATTGAAGTCTATTATTGAGGAAAAAGCTGAAACAGCGCAATACGATGGCTTTATTATTACGCATGGCACCGATACGTTGGAAGAAACGGCATACTTATTGGATTTAACGATTAAGACACGAAAACCTGTTATACTTACAGGCGCGATGCGTTCTTCTAATGAAATAGGTTCTGATGGCTTATATAATTTTATTTCTGCCATTCGAGTCGCAATACATGATGACGCTCATGACAAAGGTGTTATGGTCGTGTTTAATGATGAAATTCATACTGCTCGAAATGTAACGAAAACGCATACTTCCAATACGAATACTTTTCAAAGTCCTAATCATGGTCCATTAGGTGTGATTACAAAGTCTGGCATCCTCTTTCACCATAAACCGTATCGCCAAAACGTCTTTTCCAATATTGATAACACGCTAAACGTGCCCCTTATTAAAGCGCATATGGGAATGGGAAGTGAGATGTTGGTGTATTACGCAAATCAAAATGTTGAGGGAATCGTTATTGAAGCTTTAGGGCAAGGTAATCTGCCTCCAACTGCAATGGCAGGATTAAATCATTGTTTAGACAAACAGATCCCCATCGTACTCGTCTCTCGCTCATTTAATGGTATCGTGAGTGCTGTATACGCATATGAAGGCGGCGGCCATCAACTACAAAATAAAGGTGTTATTTTTTCAAATGGCTTAAATGGGCCAAAGGCAAGATTAAAATTATTAGTTGCTTTAAGCAATCAATTAAGTCAAGAAAATATGAGAACTTACTTTAACCAGTAA
- the ypdA gene encoding bacillithiol disulfide reductase YpdA codes for MIKVESIIVGGGPCGLSAAIEQKKKGIETLIIEKGNVVNAIYHYPTHQTFFSSSDKLSIGDVPFTVEELKPRRNQALVYYREVVKHHQLNINAFEEVLTVRKIDNHFTITTTKNVYQCRFLTIATGYYGQHNTLEVEGATLPKVMHYFKEAHPYFDQDVVIIGGKNSAVDAAIELEKAGARVTVIYRGADYSPSIKPWILPNFDSLVRRDNIKMHFNSNVTKITEDTVTFETNGNETTIQNDYVFAMIGYHPDYEFLNSIGIETCTNEYGTAPIYNKDTYETNVPNCYIAGVIAAGNDANTIFIENGKYHANYIAHDILAKKQAPLES; via the coding sequence ATGATAAAAGTTGAAAGTATCATCGTAGGAGGCGGCCCATGTGGATTGAGCGCTGCAATAGAACAAAAGAAAAAGGGCATTGAAACATTAATCATAGAAAAAGGTAATGTTGTCAATGCAATCTATCATTATCCAACACATCAAACATTCTTTTCTTCAAGCGATAAATTAAGTATTGGAGATGTACCTTTTACCGTTGAAGAATTAAAACCTCGTAGAAATCAAGCACTCGTGTATTATCGAGAAGTCGTTAAACATCATCAGCTTAATATTAATGCATTTGAAGAAGTCCTTACCGTTCGTAAAATTGATAATCACTTTACGATTACGACGACTAAAAACGTCTATCAATGTCGTTTTTTAACGATAGCAACCGGTTATTATGGTCAGCATAATACGTTAGAAGTCGAAGGAGCGACATTGCCTAAAGTCATGCATTATTTTAAAGAAGCACATCCATATTTCGATCAAGATGTCGTTATTATAGGCGGGAAAAATTCAGCTGTTGATGCAGCGATTGAATTGGAAAAAGCTGGTGCACGTGTCACGGTGATTTATAGAGGTGCCGATTATTCTCCATCTATAAAACCATGGATTCTGCCTAACTTCGATTCACTAGTACGTCGTGATAATATTAAAATGCATTTTAACAGCAACGTTACTAAAATTACTGAAGATACTGTCACTTTCGAAACAAATGGTAACGAAACAACGATACAAAATGATTACGTGTTTGCAATGATAGGCTATCACCCTGATTATGAGTTTTTAAATTCAATTGGAATTGAAACATGTACAAACGAATATGGTACAGCACCGATTTATAATAAAGATACGTACGAGACAAATGTCCCTAATTGTTACATTGCTGGGGTTATTGCAGCAGGTAATGATGCAAATACTATTTTCATCGAGAACGGAAAGTACCATGCCAATTACATCGCACATGATATTTTAGCTAAAAAACAAGCACCACTAGAATCTTAA